From Rickettsia endosymbiont of Ceutorhynchus obstrictus, a single genomic window includes:
- a CDS encoding IS256 family transposase → MTEERKLERIEQQVKVLPSIQNGALEEIIKGIYQGKPLLGNQGLLTNLVKDLTKVALQGEMSAHLQENSLEEGGNRRNGISSKRIRSGSGSFDLEVPRDRNSSFEPQIIKKRQTILNEELDNKILALYGLGTSYDDITAHLQEIYGVDVSTSTIAAITDRLLPQITEWRNRPLESVYPILFLDAMFFKARQDGKVSTKVLYNVMGINEFGHKDILGFYSCESEASHFWLSVLNDLKARGVKDILIACVDGLKGFPEAINACFPEAEVQLCVIHQIRNSLRYVASKNQKEFMADLKTIYKAETKDLAEYNLLRLDEKWGNKYPMVIKSWQQNWGNLSTYFKYSSDIRRLIYTTNVVEGFHRQIRKYTKTKGAFTSENALFKLVFCAIKQITAKWSQPLQNWALTISQLDIFFPDRLNFKQ, encoded by the coding sequence ATGACAGAAGAAAGAAAATTAGAAAGGATAGAGCAGCAAGTAAAAGTGCTGCCATCGATACAAAACGGAGCATTAGAAGAAATAATAAAAGGTATATATCAAGGGAAGCCATTACTTGGGAATCAAGGTTTACTTACAAACTTGGTAAAAGATTTAACCAAAGTAGCATTACAAGGAGAGATGTCTGCTCATCTTCAGGAGAATAGCTTAGAAGAAGGCGGGAACAGGCGTAATGGAATAAGCAGTAAGAGAATTCGAAGCGGTAGCGGTTCATTTGATTTAGAAGTACCAAGGGATCGCAATTCGAGTTTTGAACCGCAAATCATTAAGAAGCGTCAAACAATATTAAACGAAGAATTAGATAATAAGATATTAGCCCTTTATGGTTTAGGCACAAGCTATGATGATATTACCGCTCATTTACAGGAAATATATGGAGTAGACGTATCAACAAGTACCATTGCAGCGATAACAGATAGGTTATTACCGCAAATAACCGAGTGGCGTAATAGACCGCTTGAATCTGTTTATCCAATATTATTTTTAGATGCAATGTTTTTTAAAGCAAGGCAGGACGGTAAGGTAAGTACTAAAGTGTTATATAATGTAATGGGTATAAACGAATTTGGACATAAGGATATATTGGGGTTTTATAGCTGTGAAAGCGAAGCATCGCACTTTTGGTTATCAGTATTAAATGATTTAAAAGCAAGAGGAGTAAAGGATATTTTGATTGCCTGTGTTGATGGATTAAAGGGTTTTCCTGAGGCAATAAATGCTTGTTTTCCTGAGGCTGAAGTACAACTTTGTGTTATACATCAAATTCGTAATTCTTTAAGGTATGTAGCAAGTAAGAACCAAAAAGAATTTATGGCTGATTTAAAGACAATTTACAAAGCGGAAACAAAGGATTTAGCTGAATATAACTTGTTAAGATTGGATGAAAAATGGGGCAATAAATACCCAATGGTAATAAAATCTTGGCAACAAAATTGGGGAAATTTATCTACTTATTTTAAGTATTCTAGCGACATCAGGAGGCTAATTTATACGACTAATGTAGTGGAAGGATTCCATAGGCAGATACGAAAATATACCAAAACCAAGGGAGCTTTTACTTCAGAAAATGCTTTATTTAAGCTAGTTTTTTGTGCTATAAAACAGATAACTGCTAAATGGAGTCAGCCTCTGCAAAACTGGGCTTTGACTATATCACAACTCGATATTTTCTTCCCGGATAGACTAAATTTTAAACAGTGA
- a CDS encoding transposase: MKNWFQDAENQWGKKANPRIGIIDSQSIKNTQRSEVKGYDAGKKIKGIKRHIVTDANGLLLAVNVHSASIQDRDGAKESLLVAKNKYPSIERFFADGGYSGNLQNWCFLNTKSLLSVVKRKSEKFEILPIRWIVERTFGWLNNFRGSV, from the coding sequence ATGAAGAACTGGTTTCAAGATGCCGAGAATCAATGGGGAAAAAAAGCAAATCCGAGAATTGGAATAATTGATTCGCAATCAATTAAGAATACGCAAAGAAGTGAAGTAAAAGGGTATGATGCCGGTAAAAAGATAAAAGGAATAAAGCGTCATATAGTAACAGATGCAAATGGTTTATTACTAGCTGTTAATGTACATTCAGCAAGTATACAAGATAGGGACGGTGCTAAAGAAAGCTTGCTTGTAGCAAAGAATAAATATCCATCAATTGAAAGATTTTTTGCAGATGGAGGCTATAGTGGTAATTTACAAAATTGGTGTTTTTTGAATACAAAATCATTGTTATCTGTAGTAAAGAGAAAATCAGAAAAATTTGAAATCTTACCGATTAGATGGATAGTAGAGCGTACTTTTGGTTGGTTAAATAATTTCAGAGGTAGTGTTTAA
- a CDS encoding transposase translates to MSYPSELRDEEWEIIKEYFAYKKKGRKIKIDRRSIVNAIFYQSRTGCQWQYLPKEYPNYKIVNEYYNKWNRRGLWQKINEELVSRCRESMGKKSKSENWNN, encoded by the coding sequence ATGAGCTATCCAAGTGAATTACGGGATGAAGAGTGGGAAATAATAAAAGAATATTTTGCCTATAAGAAGAAAGGCAGGAAAATAAAAATAGATAGAAGATCAATAGTAAATGCAATATTTTATCAGAGCCGTACAGGGTGTCAGTGGCAATATTTACCAAAAGAATATCCAAATTATAAAATAGTTAATGAATATTATAATAAATGGAATCGTAGAGGATTATGGCAAAAGATAAATGAAGAACTGGTTTCAAGATGCCGAGAATCAATGGGGAAAAAAAGCAAATCCGAGAATTGGAATAATTGA